A part of Xenopus tropicalis strain Nigerian chromosome 4, UCB_Xtro_10.0, whole genome shotgun sequence genomic DNA contains:
- the LOC105947252 gene encoding polycystic kidney disease protein 1-like 2, translating to MIGLESAILMFPVNLLIIYIFRNTQSRVVKTERIKSKNSNHDHHCKFSKTPSMQPSITSVLEDLEKIVRILKRDSEENGPEEEMPLESTCKISFLLQLIIELLHKQPPPASLKETIPLSHLSSESLRFLFCAHYISRKLRKVSCDLQKTGGQDFKDKHHFDESLKWLKIILDVLDKCVPPLPTQRPPSKRPKLHKRLPWWFLFIGWSLLFAISAVSTYFTMMYGFQYGKQSSIRWIISMALSLFQSIFILQPLKVIAFALFFALVLKKVEEDEDLEWELIAPDLNYNHDEAAI from the exons ATGATCGGCCTTGAGAGTGCTATCCTTATGTTTCCAGTCAACCTTCTAATCATTTATATTTTCCGCAACACACAATCAAGAGTTGTTAAAACAGAAAGGATAAAATCCAAAAACAGTAACCATGATCACCACTGCAAATTCTCAAAAACCCCTTCTATGCAACCAAGCATCACATCAGTGTTAGAG gaTTTAGAAAAGATTGTGCGAATTCTGAAACGTGATTCTGAGGAAAATGGACCAGAAGAGGAGATGCCACTGGAATCAACCTGCAAAATCAGCTTCCTCCTGCAACTTATTATAGAATTGCTGCACAAGCAGCCACCACCTGCAA gtttaaaggaaactatacccttgAGCCATCTCTCCAGTGAAAGCTTGCGCTTCTTGTTTTGTGCACACTATATCTCTCGGAAGCTTAGGAAAGTATCTTGTGATCTTCAGAAAACTGGTGGACAGGATTTTAAAGACAAACATCACTTTGATGAATCCCTGAAATGGCTGAAAATTATACTTGACGTGCTGGACAAATGTGTCCCTCCATTGCCTACACAAAG GCCCCCATCTAAGAGACCAAAACTACATAAACGCCTGCCATGGTGGTTCCTGTTCATCGGCTGGTCCCTTCTGTTTGCCATAAGTGCTGTGTCCACTTATTTTACTATGATGTATGGATTCCAGTATGGAAAGCAGAGCTCTATTAGATGGATCATTTCAATGGCGCTTTCGCTCTTCCAAAGTATATTCATTCTGCAGCCTCTTAAG GTTATTGCATTTGCCCTGTTTTTCGCTCTTGTACTAAAGAAGGTTGAGGAGGATGAGGATTTGGAATGGGAACTGATAGCTCCGG ACTTAAACTACAATCATGATGAAGCAGCAATTTGA
- the dhodh gene encoding dihydroorotate dehydrogenase (quinone), mitochondrial (The RefSeq protein has 1 substitution compared to this genomic sequence): MTGAQLKRRLKDALIVLGGGGLLFSSFLTIKGDEHFYAQCLMPIMQRLVNPELAHILSVKCVSLGLVPLCKHHNSERLEVKVLGHTFRNPVGLAAGFDKHGEAVDGLFKIGFGFVEVGSITPKPQDGNPKPRVFRLPQDGAVINRYGFNSHGVEVVRQRLLERREKQKMLTAAGMPLGINLGKNKTSEDAAADYTQGLQQLGSLADYLVINVSSPNTPGLRNLQGRDQLRKLLTEVVKSRNALQCDPKPALLVKIAPDLSMQDKEDIASVVTEVGIDGLIISNTTISRPSSLQDPQKSEVGGLSGIPLRDLATETVREMYALTAGKIPIIGVGGVFSGLDALHKIRAGASLVQLYTALTYQGPPVVGKVTTELDQLLVEQGFACVSDAVGADHRTNASPVK, from the exons ATGACAGGCGCACAGTTGAAA CGCCGGCTGAAGGATGCTTTGATCGTACTTGGTGGAGGTGGCTTGCTCTTCTCCTCATTTCTGACCATAAAGGGAGATGAACATTTCTATGCACAATGTTTAATGCCAATCATGCAGCGCCTAGTAAACCCTGAATTAGCACATATATTGTCTGTAAAGTGTGTTTCTTTGGGTTTGGTGCCATTTTGCAAACACCATAATTCAGAACGACTG gaGGTAAAAGTTTTAGGCCACACTTTCCGGAACCCAGTAGGTTTAGCTGCTGGCTTTGATAAACATGGAGAAGCTGTAGATGGGCTCTTTAAAATTGGGTTTGGATTTGTTGAAGTTGGAAGTATTACCCCAAAACCCCAGGATGGAAACCCTAAACCAAGAGTATTCCGCTTACCACAGGATGGAGCAGTCATCAACAG GTATGGATTTAACAGCCATGGTGTGGAAGTGGTGCGGCAGAGACTGCTTGAGCGGAGAGAAAAACAGAAGATGCTTACAGCAG CTGGCATGCCACTTGGTATTAACTTGGGAAAAAACAAGACTTCGGAGGATGCAGCTGCTGATTACACGCAAGGGTTGCAACAGTTGGGATCTTTGGCTGACTATTTGGTCATTAATGTGTCAAGCCCCAATACTCCTGGTCTAAGGAATCTACAAGGCAGGGACCAACTGCGCAAACTGCTGACTGAG GTTGTCAAATCCAGAAATGCTCTTCAGTGTGACCCCAAGCCAGCTTTGCTTGTGAAGATTGCACCAGACCTGTCCATGCAAGATAAGGAGGATATTGCAAGTGTAGTGACAGAG GTTGGCATTGATGGCCTTATTATTTCTAATACAACCATCAGCCGCCCCAGTTCACTTCAGGACCCCCAGAAAAGTGAAGTAGGTGGACTAAGTGGAATTCCCCTTCGTGACCTGGCCACTGAGACTGTGCGTGAGATGTATGCCTTAACTGCAG GAAAGATACCCATCATTGGAGTTGGGGGTGTGTTTAGTGGCCTTGATGCTCTGCATAAGATCCGTGCTGGAGCTTCTTTAGTTCAGCTGTACACCGCACTTACTTACCAGGGCCCCCCTGTTGTTGGTAAAGTCACAACGGAACTTGACCAGCTGCTTGT TGAACAGGGATTTGCTTGTGTGTCTGATGCAGTGGGAGCTGATCACAGAACTAATGCATCACCAGTGAAATAG